From one Anticarsia gemmatalis isolate Benzon Research Colony breed Stoneville strain chromosome 20, ilAntGemm2 primary, whole genome shotgun sequence genomic stretch:
- the LOC142981445 gene encoding uncharacterized protein LOC142981445: MIALEAEQSIATEERMPKPEPTTSHPQRTLTRSSAVSQKSVEIMVHPEGSNNPLHRSKLAPTRSSSETQSSGKKMLNLRKTKNSSIESTMSLPNQKSLEKKHGGLRHQKAVVGAHSDITLSTQPSISDDRKALREALYQGIFHRHRRTIFAVGSFLRMLRSKTSNYDSIRSDSDEI, translated from the coding sequence ATGATCGCTTTAGAAGCGGAACAGTCCATTGCGACTGAGGAGCGGATGCCTAAACCGGAGCCAACCACATCACACCCACAGAGAACACTGACGCGATCGAGCGCCGTCAGCCAAAAATCTGTAGAAATAATGGTCCACCCGGAGGGCTCAAACAATCCCTTACATAGGTCAAAACTAGCTCCAACTAGGTCAAGCTCAGAGACGCAATCCTCTGGcaaaaaaatgcttaatttgAGAAAAACTAAAAACTCATCAATAGAATCAACAATGAGTTTACCCAACCAGAAGTCTCTAGAGAAAAAACACGGGGGGCTGAGGCATCAGAAAGCTGTGGTGGGAGCTCATTCTGACATAACTTTAAGCACTCAGCCTTCCATATCGGACGACAGGAAAGCGCTGAGGGAGGCGTTGTACCAGGGTATCTTCCACAGGCACAGGAGGACGATCTTCGCGGTGGGCTCGTTCCTGAGGATGCTGAGGAGCAAAACGTCCAACTATGATTCCATAAGGTCGGACTCCGACGAGATATAG